The nucleotide sequence AAATTTTCAACCGATCCACCTAAATATTCAGCAAGTGCAACAGCTGCATCATTGCCGGATGCTATAGCAACACCTTTTAATAACTCCTCAACAGTTCTAAGCTCACCAGCTTCTAAAAGCATAGTGCTTCCACCCATTTTCTGAGCATTCTCTGTAACTGTAACTACATCATCTAGTTTTATTCTTCCACTATCAATAGCTTCCATTGTCAAAAGCATTGTCATTATTTTTGTAACTGATGCTGGAGCAAACTTTTCTCTTGAATTTTTATCAAATATGATTTTTCCAGTTTCAACTTCCATTAATATAGCCGAACGTGCCTCAACATCTGTTCCATTATTATTAGTATCATTTATAGCATAAACTGGCAAACAACCAACTATAAAGGAAAATAACACACCAAATAAAACCGATTTAAATATTCTCATGAATATCCTCCCTTTGATATAAAAAAATAACCATACAAATATAATCACCAATTTTTGTGAAAATATTTAGTACAGTTATAATGTTCAATATTATTTTATAATTCTATATATTAATTCACCTTTAGTTTGCTTTTGTTTTGAAATATTAATATTTTTATCAAGTTGCTCAATTATCATATTAATATCTTTATAACCATTATGATGAATTTGACATATTACATCCCCAACTTTAACATAATCAGAAACCTTTTTCTCAAAAATAAGTCCAACTGATGAATCAATAACACTTTCCTTTGTTTCTCTTCCTGCCCCTAAAAGCATTGCTATTTTTCCTATCTCCTGTGCATTTATAGAACCTATATATCCATCTTCTTTTGCAACAAAAGTATTAATCCTGCTAGCTTTTTTATATTCAGAAATATTATCTATTATAGATAAATCTCCCCCTTGGCACTCTATCCACTCTCTAAACTTCCTATAAGCACTTCCATCATTTATACTTTTTAAGACAATCTCCCTAGCATCATCTATTGAATTTGCTTTCTTACCTAAATAAACCATAATAGAAGATATAGTTAAACATACCTCTAATAAATCTTTTGGACCATTTCCTTTTAAAACTTCAATAGCCTCTCTAACTTCAATAATATTTCCAATCCCAAAACCAAGTGGCTCATCCATCCCAGATATTATACAAATAGTTCTTTTATTCAAATTTCTCCCAATATCAACCATGGTTTTTGCCAAAATTTCAGCATCTTCAATAGTTTTCATAAAAGCTCCACTTCCAACCTTTATATCAAGAACTATAGCATCAGCTCCCGATGCTATTTTTTTACTCATTATGCTAGCTGCAATTAACGAAATATTATCAACAGTTGATGTTACATCACGAAGAGCATATATTTTTTTATCTGCTGGAGCTAATGCATCTGTTTGACCACAAACAACAATTCCATGATCTCTAACATGAGATTTAAATTCATCAATAGTCATATTTGTCTTAAATCCTTCTATAGACTCAAGCTTATCAATCGTACCTCCAGTAAAACCGAGACCCCTACCGCTCATCTTTGCAACTGGTATTTTACAAGATGCAACTATAGGAGCAACAACCAAAGAAACCTTATCCCCAACTCCACCAGTTGAATGCTTATCAACTTTAATTCCTTCTATATCACTAAGATCCAAAACTTTTCCAGAATACGCCATAGAAAGAGTTAAATTTGCAGTTTCCTCAGGTGTCATTTTATTTATAAACATAGCCATAATAAGTGCCGATGCTTGATAATCTGGAATATTCCCATTTGTATACTCATCTACAAAATACTTTATCTCTTCCTTTGATAATTCTAATCCTTTTTTCTTTTTATCAATAATATCTAAAATTCTCATAACGTCACCCTAAAAATTACTATAAAATATCATCTTTAAAACTTTTTCCATGCAAATCATTATCTATTGAAAATAAATCTAAAATTGTCTTTCCTATATCAGTAAAACTTTCCCTACACCCTAGATCTGAAGCCTTTATATTTTTACTATAAACAATCAATGGAATTTGTTCTCTTGTATGATCAGTTCCAGGCGTTGTTGGATCACACCCATGATCTGCCGTCAATATTAATAAATCATCTTCTCTCATGTTATCAATTATCTCAGGTAACTTCGAATCAAATTCTGATATAGCTCTAGCATATCCTTCAACATCATTTCTATGGCCATACATCATATCAAAA is from Candidatus Arthromitus sp. SFB-rat-Yit and encodes:
- a CDS encoding pyrimidine-nucleoside phosphorylase, whose protein sequence is MRILDIIDKKKKGLELSKEEIKYFVDEYTNGNIPDYQASALIMAMFINKMTPEETANLTLSMAYSGKVLDLSDIEGIKVDKHSTGGVGDKVSLVVAPIVASCKIPVAKMSGRGLGFTGGTIDKLESIEGFKTNMTIDEFKSHVRDHGIVVCGQTDALAPADKKIYALRDVTSTVDNISLIAASIMSKKIASGADAIVLDIKVGSGAFMKTIEDAEILAKTMVDIGRNLNKRTICIISGMDEPLGFGIGNIIEVREAIEVLKGNGPKDLLEVCLTISSIMVYLGKKANSIDDAREIVLKSINDGSAYRKFREWIECQGGDLSIIDNISEYKKASRINTFVAKEDGYIGSINAQEIGKIAMLLGAGRETKESVIDSSVGLIFEKKVSDYVKVGDVICQIHHNGYKDINMIIEQLDKNINISKQKQTKGELIYRIIK